Genomic segment of Hymenobacter aquaticus:
GCAGCAGAAACCGGATGCGGGGGTCGGTGAACATTTCGACCGGGTCGTAGCCGGGCTTGCGGTGAATGTCGACGATGCGAGCGAAGTCGGGGGCTTTGGCATCGTCGAGCCAGTAGTAGTAGGTAAACCAGGCATCTTTTTCGGCGACTACCACCAGCTCGCCGGCGCGGGAATGGTCGAGGTGGTAAGCGGCTTTCTCTTCCGGGCCAATGACTTTTTCCACGCCGGGCACCGCCGCGAGCAGCTGCCGCACGGCCGCCAGCTGGTTTTTGTCGTTCACGTACACGTGCGCCAGCTGATGGTCGGCCAGGGCGAAAGCGCGGCAGGTGCCGGCATCGAGCAGCTCTAAGCCCCGCTCTTCGCGAATGGAGAGGTAGCCATGCTCCCGCAGCACCCGGTTCAGGTGTACCGGCCGCGAAACCGGCGCAATGCCGTACTCGGAAACGAAAAGCACCTGTGCGCCCCGGCCTTCGAAATAGGTGGTCAGGTCGCGGCACACGGCGTCAATTTCCCGCAAATCGGCGGACACGCGGGCGTCGGCGGGGCCGTAGCGCTGGGCATTGTAGTCCAGGTGGGGCAGGTAAACCAGCGTCAGGGTTGGGTCGTGCAGCCGGTCGGTTTCCATAGCGGCTTCCGCAATCCAGCGGCTGGATTTGATGCTGGTGCGCGGCCCCCAGAAGTCGAACAAGGGAAACGTGCCCAACTTGGCTTCCAGCTTGGGGCGCAGCTCCATGGGGTAGGTGTAGCAGTCGGGCAGCTTACGGCCGTCGGCCAGATATTGGGGGCGGGGCGTCACGGTATAGTCGGCGCTGCTGTACATGGCGTACCACCAGCAAATGTTGGCGCAGGTGAAGCTTGGGTCCTGGGCCCGGGCCACTTCCCAGAGCTTAGGCGCTTCCACCAAGTGGTTGGAC
This window contains:
- a CDS encoding alkaline phosphatase family protein, which codes for MRKTVVINVVGLTPAALGENTPFLRSWAAQAAVATVGHVLPAVTCSVQATYLTGKWPSEHGIVANGWYFRDEAEPRLWRQSNHLVEAPKLWEVARAQDPSFTCANICWWYAMYSSADYTVTPRPQYLADGRKLPDCYTYPMELRPKLEAKLGTFPLFDFWGPRTSIKSSRWIAEAAMETDRLHDPTLTLVYLPHLDYNAQRYGPADARVSADLREIDAVCRDLTTYFEGRGAQVLFVSEYGIAPVSRPVHLNRVLREHGYLSIREERGLELLDAGTCRAFALADHQLAHVYVNDKNQLAAVRQLLAAVPGVEKVIGPEEKAAYHLDHSRAGELVVVAEKDAWFTYYYWLDDAKAPDFARIVDIHRKPGYDPVEMFTDPRIRFLLPKVALKVLRKKLGFRMLMDIIPLDATLVKGSHGRPPASPSEGPLLMSRNTRLLSKPQLEATEVFDVILAHLRD